A single region of the Halorussus gelatinilyticus genome encodes:
- a CDS encoding class I SAM-dependent methyltransferase — protein MSVREEFDDWAADGRDKGMEDRHWNTAKNVLARMPVEEGDTVLDLGTGSGYAVRALRDTKGAGRAYGLDGSPEMARNATGYTDDPRVGFLVGDFDHLPFADDSVDHVFTMEAFYYASDPREALREVARVLRPGGTFFCAVNYYEENVHSHAWQDNIDVEMTRWSASEYREAFRDAGLHVAEQDNVPDRETEIPDADEFPTENWASREDMVERYREFGTLLTVGVAP, from the coding sequence ATGAGCGTCCGCGAGGAGTTCGACGACTGGGCGGCCGACGGCCGCGACAAGGGGATGGAGGACCGCCACTGGAACACCGCGAAGAACGTGCTGGCCCGGATGCCCGTGGAGGAGGGCGACACCGTGCTGGACTTGGGCACCGGGAGCGGGTACGCCGTCCGCGCGCTCCGGGACACCAAGGGCGCGGGCCGGGCCTACGGACTCGACGGCTCGCCGGAGATGGCGCGCAACGCGACCGGGTACACCGACGACCCGCGGGTCGGCTTCCTCGTCGGCGACTTCGACCACCTGCCGTTCGCCGACGACAGCGTGGACCACGTCTTCACGATGGAGGCGTTCTACTACGCGAGCGACCCCCGCGAGGCCCTTCGGGAGGTCGCGCGGGTCCTCCGGCCCGGCGGCACCTTCTTCTGTGCGGTGAACTACTACGAGGAGAACGTCCACTCCCACGCGTGGCAGGACAACATCGACGTGGAGATGACTCGCTGGTCGGCGAGCGAGTACCGCGAGGCGTTCCGCGACGCGGGCCTCCATGTCGCCGAGCAGGACAACGTGCCCGACCGTGAGACCGAGATTCCCGACGCGGACGAGTTCCCGACCGAGAACTGGGCGTCGCGAGAGGACATGGTGGAACGCTACCGGGAGTTCGGGACGCTGTTGACCGTCGGCGTCGCGCCGTAG
- a CDS encoding DUF2391 domain-containing protein, with amino-acid sequence MVGRKKRYALADSAQQIVGGFLLAGPFVVTAEVWELAANMSNVQGALAVVIVFLIGYGALYKADDDRDPDRESEVAGVPTRFVSLMVVSFGSVAILAFVFAAPETFLGGLWPAGEVSMNRVTVTLKAISVGAIFSVVGAATADSVF; translated from the coding sequence ATGGTCGGACGAAAGAAGCGGTACGCGCTGGCCGACTCCGCCCAGCAGATCGTCGGCGGGTTCCTGCTGGCGGGACCGTTCGTCGTCACCGCGGAGGTGTGGGAACTCGCCGCGAACATGTCGAACGTCCAAGGCGCGCTCGCGGTCGTCATCGTCTTCCTCATCGGGTACGGCGCGCTCTACAAGGCCGACGACGACCGGGACCCCGACCGCGAGTCCGAGGTCGCGGGCGTTCCGACGCGGTTCGTCTCGCTGATGGTCGTCTCGTTCGGGTCGGTCGCCATCCTCGCGTTCGTCTTCGCGGCCCCCGAGACGTTTCTGGGCGGCCTCTGGCCGGCCGGGGAGGTCTCGATGAATCGCGTCACGGTCACGCTGAAGGCCATCTCGGTCGGAGCCATCTTCAGCGTCGTCGGCGCGGCCACGGCGGACAGCGTGTTCTGA